A single Pieris rapae chromosome 2, ilPieRapa1.1, whole genome shotgun sequence DNA region contains:
- the LOC110999164 gene encoding sideroflexin-1-3 isoform X1, with the protein MSTEMSIDLSQPRYDQSSYAGRAKHFLLLTNPLNAFASTEQLDEAKKVVTEFKRSRRMPAGYDLDKLWAAKYLYDSAYHPDTGEKMFVLGRMAAQAPMNTIITGCMITFYKTTAAIVFWQWVNQTFNALVNYTNRGGDAPMSMTHLLGSYCAACGGALGTALYLNSKVKNMSPIYSRLVPFAAVCGANFINIPMMRSGELMNGTPVFTPDGKRVGESKAAARYGISLVIVSRIFMALPGMTVTPIITNIATQRGLFCHYPKAVIPFQLFLVGLCVTFATPLCCAIFDQRASLAVDSLDTELKDVVKKNHPNVKQVFFNKGL; encoded by the exons atgtctACAGAAATGAGCATCGACTTGAGCCAGCCCCGCTACGACCAAAGCTCGTACGCGGGACGAGCCAAACATTTCCTGCTTCTCACCAACCCCCTGAACGCTTTCGCCTCCACGGAGCAGCTCGATGAGGCGAAAAAGGTCGTTACAGAATTTAA GCGGAGTCGACGAATGCCAGCCGGTTATGACTTGGACAAGTTGTGGGCGGCCAAGTACTTATACGACAGCGCGTATCACCCCGACACCGGCGAGAAGATGTTCGTCCTCGGCAGAATGGCTGCGCAGGCGCCGATGAACACAATCATCACCGGGT GTATGATTACGTTTTATAAGACTACTGCGGCGATCGTGTTTTGGCAATGGGTAAATCAAACCTTTAATGCGCTCGTCAATTACACCAACCGAGGGGGAGATGCGCCCATGAGCATGAC ACACCTGCTGGGCTCCTACTGCGCGGCGTGCGGAGGAGCCCTGGGCACGGCTCTCTACCTCAACAGCAAAGTCAAG AACATGAGCCCGATCTACTCTCGCCTCGTGCCCTTTGCTGCAGTTTGCGGCGCCAACTTCATCAACATTCCTATGATGAGGAGCGG GGAGTTAATGAATGGCACCCCGGTGTTCACGCCGGACGGTAAGAGAGTCGGGGAGTCGAAGGCCGCGGCGCGGTACGGCATAAGCCTGGTCATCGTTTCCAGGATCTTCATGGCTCTGCCCGGAATGA CGGTGACCCCGATCATAACGAACATAGCGACGCAGAGGGGCCTCTTCTGCCACTACCCCAAGGCGGTGATTCCGTTCCAGCTGTTCCTGGTGGGTTTGTGCGTGACCTTCGCGACTCCGCTCTGCTGTGCGATCTTTGACCAACGCGCTTCCCTCGCCGTCGACAGCCTCGATACAGAGCTTAAG GATGTCGTAAAAAAGAATCACCCCAACGTAAAGCAAGTCTTCTTCAATAAGGGTCTGTAA
- the LOC110999164 gene encoding sideroflexin-1-3 isoform X2 — protein sequence MSIDLSQPRYDQSSYAGRAKHFLLLTNPLNAFASTEQLDEAKKVVTEFKRSRRMPAGYDLDKLWAAKYLYDSAYHPDTGEKMFVLGRMAAQAPMNTIITGCMITFYKTTAAIVFWQWVNQTFNALVNYTNRGGDAPMSMTHLLGSYCAACGGALGTALYLNSKVKNMSPIYSRLVPFAAVCGANFINIPMMRSGELMNGTPVFTPDGKRVGESKAAARYGISLVIVSRIFMALPGMTVTPIITNIATQRGLFCHYPKAVIPFQLFLVGLCVTFATPLCCAIFDQRASLAVDSLDTELKDVVKKNHPNVKQVFFNKGL from the exons ATGAGCATCGACTTGAGCCAGCCCCGCTACGACCAAAGCTCGTACGCGGGACGAGCCAAACATTTCCTGCTTCTCACCAACCCCCTGAACGCTTTCGCCTCCACGGAGCAGCTCGATGAGGCGAAAAAGGTCGTTACAGAATTTAA GCGGAGTCGACGAATGCCAGCCGGTTATGACTTGGACAAGTTGTGGGCGGCCAAGTACTTATACGACAGCGCGTATCACCCCGACACCGGCGAGAAGATGTTCGTCCTCGGCAGAATGGCTGCGCAGGCGCCGATGAACACAATCATCACCGGGT GTATGATTACGTTTTATAAGACTACTGCGGCGATCGTGTTTTGGCAATGGGTAAATCAAACCTTTAATGCGCTCGTCAATTACACCAACCGAGGGGGAGATGCGCCCATGAGCATGAC ACACCTGCTGGGCTCCTACTGCGCGGCGTGCGGAGGAGCCCTGGGCACGGCTCTCTACCTCAACAGCAAAGTCAAG AACATGAGCCCGATCTACTCTCGCCTCGTGCCCTTTGCTGCAGTTTGCGGCGCCAACTTCATCAACATTCCTATGATGAGGAGCGG GGAGTTAATGAATGGCACCCCGGTGTTCACGCCGGACGGTAAGAGAGTCGGGGAGTCGAAGGCCGCGGCGCGGTACGGCATAAGCCTGGTCATCGTTTCCAGGATCTTCATGGCTCTGCCCGGAATGA CGGTGACCCCGATCATAACGAACATAGCGACGCAGAGGGGCCTCTTCTGCCACTACCCCAAGGCGGTGATTCCGTTCCAGCTGTTCCTGGTGGGTTTGTGCGTGACCTTCGCGACTCCGCTCTGCTGTGCGATCTTTGACCAACGCGCTTCCCTCGCCGTCGACAGCCTCGATACAGAGCTTAAG GATGTCGTAAAAAAGAATCACCCCAACGTAAAGCAAGTCTTCTTCAATAAGGGTCTGTAA